The following coding sequences are from one Catenulispora sp. GP43 window:
- a CDS encoding SAM-dependent methyltransferase, with the protein MSVDPEIPEYLKPSIDTTVPHSARIWNYWLGGKDHYPVDREAGDQFAAVYPGIFDLARLSRYFLGRVIRHLAGEAGISQFLDVGTGLPTADNTHEVAQRVNPASRVVYVDNDPLILAHANALLVSDPQGTTAYIQADLHDPEAIIDEAAKTLDFDQPVALILMQVLGHVPNDNDDEQARSIIRRLMQALPSGSYLALNESVNTNELNAKATGLYNESGAVKYYLRDSEQIVRLFEGLELVEPGVVPIQDWRPDPNPFGDSPEVGVWGGIARKR; encoded by the coding sequence ATGAGCGTCGATCCTGAGATCCCCGAATACCTCAAGCCCAGCATCGACACGACCGTCCCGCACTCTGCCCGGATCTGGAACTACTGGCTGGGCGGCAAGGACCACTACCCGGTCGACCGCGAGGCCGGCGACCAGTTCGCCGCGGTCTACCCGGGCATCTTCGACCTGGCGCGGCTGTCGCGGTACTTCCTCGGCCGGGTCATCCGCCACCTGGCCGGCGAGGCCGGCATCAGCCAGTTCCTGGACGTCGGCACCGGCCTGCCCACCGCCGACAACACCCACGAGGTCGCCCAGCGCGTCAACCCCGCGAGCCGCGTCGTCTACGTCGACAACGACCCGCTGATCCTGGCGCACGCCAACGCGCTGCTGGTCAGCGACCCGCAGGGCACCACCGCCTACATCCAGGCCGACCTGCACGACCCCGAGGCGATCATCGACGAGGCCGCCAAGACCCTCGACTTCGACCAGCCGGTCGCCCTGATCCTGATGCAGGTCCTCGGCCACGTGCCCAACGACAACGACGACGAGCAGGCCCGCTCCATCATCAGGCGTCTGATGCAGGCCCTGCCCTCCGGCAGCTACCTGGCGCTGAACGAGAGCGTCAACACCAACGAGCTCAACGCGAAGGCGACCGGGCTCTACAACGAAAGCGGCGCGGTCAAGTACTACCTGCGCGACTCCGAGCAGATCGTCCGCCTGTTCGAGGGCCTGGAGTTGGTGGAACCCGGTGTCGTGCCCATCCAGGACTGGCGGCCCGACCCGAACCCGTTCGGCGACTCGCCCGAGGTCGGCGTGTGGGGAGGGATCGCGCGCAAGCGCTGA
- a CDS encoding helix-turn-helix domain-containing protein: protein MSAAAAGGPVRTAVPASAHGNPTIPRILLGARLRRLRTDAGISREAAGYAIRGSESKISRMELGRVGFKPRDVADLLTLYGVRETADREMLLALADQANAQSWWQAFAEVVPPWFEAYLGMEDAASIIRCYHTRLIPGLLQTEDYARAVLGASHPLAPAGEIERRVALRMRRARLLHRPHPPKLWAILDEAVLRRPPGSHDTMEAQIEHMLELSRLPHVTIQVVPFHRGGYADAGSHRFTILRFAEAALSDIVYLEHLTNATFLDKTDDLDAYTKVMDQLCVDALPAASSTDFLAETVKAL, encoded by the coding sequence ATGAGCGCGGCCGCTGCCGGGGGACCGGTGCGCACAGCAGTGCCGGCCTCGGCTCACGGCAACCCGACCATCCCGCGGATTCTGCTCGGCGCCCGGCTACGGCGCCTGCGCACGGACGCGGGCATCAGCAGGGAGGCCGCGGGATACGCGATCCGCGGCTCCGAAAGCAAGATCAGCCGCATGGAGCTGGGCCGCGTCGGCTTCAAGCCCCGCGACGTCGCCGACCTGCTCACCCTGTACGGCGTACGCGAAACCGCCGACCGCGAGATGCTCCTGGCGCTCGCCGACCAGGCCAACGCCCAGAGCTGGTGGCAGGCCTTCGCCGAGGTGGTACCGCCCTGGTTCGAGGCCTACCTCGGCATGGAGGACGCCGCCTCGATCATCCGCTGCTACCACACCCGCCTGATCCCCGGCCTGCTCCAGACCGAGGACTACGCCCGCGCCGTCCTGGGCGCCAGCCACCCGCTGGCCCCCGCCGGCGAGATCGAACGCCGGGTCGCACTGCGCATGCGCCGGGCCCGCCTCCTGCACCGGCCGCACCCGCCCAAGCTCTGGGCCATCCTCGACGAGGCCGTGCTCCGCCGCCCGCCCGGCAGCCACGACACCATGGAAGCCCAGATCGAGCACATGCTGGAGCTCTCGAGACTGCCGCACGTCACCATCCAGGTCGTGCCCTTCCACCGCGGCGGCTACGCCGACGCCGGCAGCCACCGCTTCACCATCCTGCGCTTCGCCGAAGCGGCGCTGAGCGACATCGTGTACTTGGAGCACCTCACCAACGCCACGTTCCTGGACAAGACCGATGACCTCGACGCGTACACGAAGGTCATGGATCAGCTGTGCGTGGATGCGCTCCCGGCGGCCAGTAGCACGGATTTCCTCGCCGAGACGGTCAAGGCGCTGTAG